A stretch of Hoplias malabaricus isolate fHopMal1 chromosome 10, fHopMal1.hap1, whole genome shotgun sequence DNA encodes these proteins:
- the h1-0 gene encoding histone H1.0 — protein sequence MAETAAAPAAKPKKSKSPKKSTSHPKYSDMIKAAIVADKSRGGASRQSIQKYVKSHYKVGENADSQIKLALKRLVAGGLLRHTKGIGASGSFKLAKADEPKKQPPKPKVVAKAKKSPAKAAPKPKKAPKPKKVAKSPAKAKKSKAVKVKKAAEKKKSPVKAKKVAKKPKVTKAAKASKVKKVKTAKPKPKTAAKKGRKK from the coding sequence ATGGCCGAGACAGCAGCGGCGCCGGCGGCGAAGCCCAAGAAATCGAAGAGCCCCAAAAAATCGACGTCGCATCCCAAGTACTCGGACATGATCAAGGCGGCCATCGTGGCAGACAAGAGCCGCGGAGGGGCGTCGCGGCAGTCCATCCAGAAGTACGTGAAGAGCCACTACAAGGTGGGAGAGAACGCTGACTCCCAGATCAAGCTGGCCCTGAAGAGGCTGGTGGCCGGCGGTCTGCTGCGCCACACCAAGGGCATCGGAGCCTCGGGTTCCTTCAAGCTCGCCAAAGCAGACGAGCCCAAGAAGCAGCCGCCCAAGCCCAAAGTGGTCGCCAAAGCCAAGAAGTCGCCGGCCAAAGCGGCTCCGAAGCCCAAAAAGGCTCCCAAGCCCAAAAAGGTGGCCAAGTCCCCGGCTAAAGCCAAGAAGAGCAAAGCGGTGAAAGTGAAGAAGGCGgcagagaagaagaaaagcccCGTCAAGGCAAAGAAAGTGGCGAAGAAGCCGAAGGTGACCAAAGCGGCCAAGGCGAGCAAAGTCAAGAAGGTGAAGACGGCCAAGCCCAAGCCGAAAACAGCGGCCAAGAAAGGGAGGAAGAAGTGA